From Sphingobium sp. B2D3C:
CAACGCGGACGCTGATCAGGTGATTGTCGCGACTTGCGGCCCACATCGGCCCGGCGAGTTGCCCGAGATCTGCTATACCTCGGGTGGTCTCGAAAACCCGACCATTCGTGCCCATGTCTGCGACATTCTCGAAGGCGGCGAACACGCTTTCAAGGAACGTGCGAAGCGGCTGCGCGTGCGGATCTGACGCGGCACGTACCCCACTGTGCTGCCTCTTTCCGACCGTTGGTTTCACCACACTTGATTGGCGGCTCCTGTCGGATCCGGACGTTCGCGCTCCGACAGGGGAACGGCGATATCTGGTCGAATGCCGACACCGACCGCTCGAAGAAGCCACTAGCTCGAATATTGGTCGTGGCGCCTGACCCATTCCATTGAGAAGGCGAAACCGTCTTCGTCTCGTCCTTTGGGAACGAGATCAAGGAATTGATATGCCCCGTTCACATTGTCGATTCCTCGCCCATGGGTCGAGTAGGTATGGAAGATTTCGCCGTCACCATCTCGCGCGAAGACGCTGATACCTTGTTCCTCGTTGGCGCCGATCGGACGGACCTCATAGTTGTAGAGCGCCTTACCTCGCGCCACATCATCTTCCGTGAAGGAGACATGATAATCGAAGTTGAAGTCCGACTGGTATGATGAGACCCAATCGAATGTCCAGCCCATGCGACGCTTGTAGGCAGCAAGCTTGGAAAACGGCGCCCTCGAGATGGCGGTGAACGCCACGTCACGAGCACGCAGGTGACTTTGGATGCCTTCGAAATTGTCGGCCCAGAAAGAGCAGGACTTGCAGGCCTCGCTCCATTCGGGACCAAACATCAGGTGATAGACGACGAGCTGCGAGCACGAGCCGAACAGGTCCAGGAAGGCCAGCTCGCCATCCGGCCCAGTAAAGCGATAGGGCTTTTCGACCCGCTCCCAAGGCATTTCCATCCGTCGCCTCGTGATTGCGTCGCGTTGGCGCATGAGCGCCTTTTCCTCCGCAAGGAGAGCGAGACGGGCCTCCAGCCATTCCTGGTGGGAGACTATGTTGCGATTTTCCATTTAGCCCTCCGATGTCGCCAAAGAATAACGGACATCGCCGATCACTGCAGGCTTGCGGACGTTTGCTCGCCAGACACTGTGGAGACCTTCTCCACCACTTCGCGCCAGCCCTTCGTCATGTTCTCATACGCCGTCTCGTTGCGCGGGAGCACAAACCCTGAATGGACCAACCTCAGGCGGGTACCATTGCCCTCTGGCGTCAACGTCCAGGTCACCACGGTATCCATCAGGGAACCATATCCAACATTGGCCGCATCGCCGCCCTGCCAGCTGAAGGAGAAAAGCTTCTCAGGAATGATCTCTAAAACGCGGCAGCGGATCAGACCATCCCAAGCGCCGGCCGCTGTCGTCTGAAAGGTGAACTGCTTTCCGACCTCCGCCTCGAAGCCCGTCGGCTCCATAAGCCACCGACCTATCAGCTCACCTGTGGTCAGCGTCCGCCATATCTTGGCGACTGAGTGGGAAAATACTTCCTCGATCATGATGTCACTGGTTTCGACAGCAGTCGTTTGGTTGCTCATTCTTCGATTCCTTCCAACAGATCGCGCAAGCCGTCGAAGCGCTCGCGCCAGAAACCCTGGTAGTGGCCCAGCCAATCCGAAAGCGGCTTCAGGCCCTCGGGTTGAACTGAGTAAAAAACCTGCCGGCCGTCCGCTTTCGAGGCGACGAGGCCAGCCTGCTTGAGCTTCGCGAGATGTTGAGAAACAGCGCCCTGCGTGACGCCGCTGACGCGCGTCAGGTGAGATACCGAAACCTCGCTCGATCGGGCGATCTCTTCGAAAACCGCCCTGCGGGTGGGGTCGGAGAGTGCCCGGATCACATCATCGACTTGTAGAGCAATTGTCATGCGAATCGATTAGCAGACACTAATACGTTAGTCAATACTAATGCGTTTGCAGATGGTAATGCTGCGATTTCGGTGCCTGAGATACGCGCTCAGACGACAAGCGCGCGCCACATTATGACCAAGGCGACCTCGAATGCGTTGCCGGTCGCATGGGCGATCGCGGGCGCGAGCAGGCTGCGCGAGCGTTGCATCAGCCACGCATAGACGACGCCCCAAATGACAGCGTAGCTTTGCTGCGCAATCGCCAGGTGAAGTGGCGACACAATGAAGCTTCGCCAGTGCACGACGGCGAAAAGGAAAGCCACGAGGTAGGCAGCCAGTGGCAAGTCGAGTCGACCGATGCGAACACGCCCTGGAACCAGGACAGCCAACGCACCGACAAGTACACCCCGGAAAATCGTTTCTTCGCCGAGCGGTGCGCAAGCGACCGCAATGATCCAGCCCACCGCATTGACCGGTTCGATGGAGTAGTCATTCGGAATCGTCCCGCCCACCAGATCGGGGGTGTAGTCGGCCAGAAGCATGACTATCCCCATTCCGAGGCCGATCATGAAAGCCAGCCCCGCACTGCTTCTCCCAGGGGGCCAACGAAGGTTTGCGTCGGCCTCCGGCAAAATTCGTCGCATCGCAAAAATCGCCGAGAGGCCGACGAGGCACTGGAAAACGCATGCCAACGCTACGAAAATCCAAGGACGGTCTATCCATTCCGATGGACCATGCTTCCAGAACCATCTGGCGGGTTCACGCCCCAGCATGAGCAAAGGCTCAATCGCCAAGCCTGCCAGAGCGACCGGCCAAACCCTGAAGCGAACGCCGGTGATTGAAGCGAATGGTGTCGGAGCAGTGTCAGCCATCAAGGACCGATGGCGCAATCCTTCGTGACGGTATTGAATAAATGTGACCTCACGCGCCAAGCCGCCGGCGTGGCCGTTGTCAGCATTCGAACCGCGCGCGTCATATGCGCTTGGTCGGCGAAGCCTTCAGCCACGGCGATCTCGGCGAGTGACGTGGAAGTCTGCACAATTGCGTGCCAGGCACGCCGGGCGCGTGCCTCCAGACGAAAGCGGGCCGCATCTACACCGTACACCTGTCGAAAATGACGTGAGACTGCCTCGCGTGCCCGACTATTGGCTCTGGCCCAAGCGCCGATCCCCACATCGTCGGCAAGGGCTGAACCTAGCCGGTCCATGGGTTCATCCTCGCCCGGGCCCGTCGGGCAAAATGTTTCGAACAAGGCAGTCGCCGCCTCCAGGGGATCCCGCTCCGCCACCTTTACGATGAAATCCGGGTCGCTGACCGTGCCACGGTAGCCCGGCAGTACCGAGGCGAAAGACAGCGGGATGTCCAGGACCATCGTAGCGCCCGCAACCGTGAGGTCCCGGTGCGCGCTAAACGCGCCGTGGAGAAGTACGTCGCCCGCTTGGACGCGGTGGCGGCCGACATCCCCCGCTTCCTCATAGCCGCCGCTCAGGACAAGCGTCGCGTACGGATCCGCATGGATGTGCCGCGCGATCACCGCTGACGATGGGAGGAGATAGGTGGCACTCATTGGGCGCAACATATCCTGGCTAGCCATGTTGTAGCCATCGCAAAACGACCGATGCCTCTGCCTGGCTCTTTGAAACGGTCCAGTATTCACCGAGAAGCCGCCGCGCGTCATCTTCAGAGCAGAGCTCGAACCCTTGTGTTTGATAAAAGCCGATAGCCCAGATGGCGGCCTTCCAGGTGCCAACGAGCACTGGTTTGTTCGTTTGCGCCAAAATATGCTGGAGCAATGCGCGG
This genomic window contains:
- a CDS encoding DUF899 domain-containing protein; amino-acid sequence: MENRNIVSHQEWLEARLALLAEEKALMRQRDAITRRRMEMPWERVEKPYRFTGPDGELAFLDLFGSCSQLVVYHLMFGPEWSEACKSCSFWADNFEGIQSHLRARDVAFTAISRAPFSKLAAYKRRMGWTFDWVSSYQSDFNFDYHVSFTEDDVARGKALYNYEVRPIGANEEQGISVFARDGDGEIFHTYSTHGRGIDNVNGAYQFLDLVPKGRDEDGFAFSMEWVRRHDQYSS
- a CDS encoding SRPBCC family protein, which produces MSNQTTAVETSDIMIEEVFSHSVAKIWRTLTTGELIGRWLMEPTGFEAEVGKQFTFQTTAAGAWDGLIRCRVLEIIPEKLFSFSWQGGDAANVGYGSLMDTVVTWTLTPEGNGTRLRLVHSGFVLPRNETAYENMTKGWREVVEKVSTVSGEQTSASLQ
- a CDS encoding ArsR/SmtB family transcription factor, with protein sequence MTIALQVDDVIRALSDPTRRAVFEEIARSSEVSVSHLTRVSGVTQGAVSQHLAKLKQAGLVASKADGRQVFYSVQPEGLKPLSDWLGHYQGFWRERFDGLRDLLEGIEE
- a CDS encoding CPBP family intramembrane glutamic endopeptidase, which translates into the protein MADTAPTPFASITGVRFRVWPVALAGLAIEPLLMLGREPARWFWKHGPSEWIDRPWIFVALACVFQCLVGLSAIFAMRRILPEADANLRWPPGRSSAGLAFMIGLGMGIVMLLADYTPDLVGGTIPNDYSIEPVNAVGWIIAVACAPLGEETIFRGVLVGALAVLVPGRVRIGRLDLPLAAYLVAFLFAVVHWRSFIVSPLHLAIAQQSYAVIWGVVYAWLMQRSRSLLAPAIAHATGNAFEVALVIMWRALVV
- a CDS encoding AraC family transcriptional regulator, whose translation is MSATYLLPSSAVIARHIHADPYATLVLSGGYEEAGDVGRHRVQAGDVLLHGAFSAHRDLTVAGATMVLDIPLSFASVLPGYRGTVSDPDFIVKVAERDPLEAATALFETFCPTGPGEDEPMDRLGSALADDVGIGAWARANSRAREAVSRHFRQVYGVDAARFRLEARARRAWHAIVQTSTSLAEIAVAEGFADQAHMTRAVRMLTTATPAAWRVRSHLFNTVTKDCAIGP